One part of the Gadus macrocephalus chromosome 8, ASM3116895v1 genome encodes these proteins:
- the higd1a gene encoding HIG1 domain family member 1A, mitochondrial, with amino-acid sequence MTDADNYNESKFMRKAKENPFVPVGMAGFFAIVGYRLYKMKSRGDTKMSVHLIHMRVMAQGFVVGAMTIGVIYSMYRDFVVKPREAQKALEPK; translated from the exons ATGACAGACGCTGATAATTATAATGAATCCAAGTTCATGCGGAAAGCGAAGGAGAATCCATTTGTCCCAGTTG GAATGGCTGGGTTCTTTGCCATTGTCGGGTACAGACTTTATAAAATGAAAAGTCGCGGGGATACCAAGATGTCCGTGCACCTGATCCACATGCGTGTAATGGCCCAGGGCTTCGTGGTGGGAGCCATGACTATCG GTGTCATTTACTCGATGTACAGAGATTTTGTGGTGAAGCCCAGAGAAGCACAAAAAGCCCTGGAACCCAAGTG